The following are from one region of the Salvia hispanica cultivar TCC Black 2014 chromosome 1, UniMelb_Shisp_WGS_1.0, whole genome shotgun sequence genome:
- the LOC125193334 gene encoding loganic acid O-methyltransferase-like — protein MGQDALDVFFSDHSGNDFNTLFASLPPERHYHAAGVPGSFHGRLFPCSSISVAHSSFAVQWLSKQPQGAPNEGRIHCSDAPEAVLKAYSDQYEKDLGDFVSARGEEVVSGGLMILVFAAAPDGIPHSEILTSVLYSYLGHCLMELANEGVVEKKKIDELNLPLYDPREGEVRRVIERNGCFSVVKMELLYPFETREIEVGSLIVPLRAALEGVFIACFGNSVVDKVFSKMFTKTDEIAKRLESVHDHAQLFLVLKRK, from the exons ATGGGTCAAGATGCATTAGATG TATTCTTCAGCGACCATTCGGGCAACGATTTCAACACCCTCTTCGCCTCCCTCCCACCGGAGAGGCACTACCACGCAGCTGGGGTGCCGGGCTCCTTCCACGGCCGCCTATTCCCTTGCAGTTCCATCAGCGTGGCGCACTCCTCCTTCGCTGTCCAGTGGCTCTCCAAGCAGCCTCAGGGGGCGCCTAACGAGGGCAGGATCCACTGCTCGGATGCGCCTGAGGCCGTGCTCAAGGCCTACTCTGATCAGTATGAAAAGGATTTAGGAGATTTTGTGAGTGCGAGAGGAGAGGAGGTTGTGAGCGGAGGACTCATGATTCTGGTATTCGCGGCTGCTCCTGACGGAATCCCCCATTCGGAGATTCTCACGAGTGTCCTCTATAGTTATCTTGGACATTGTCTAATGGAGCTGGCTAATGAG ggagtggttgagaagaagaagatagatGAGTTGAACTTGCCTCTCTACGATCCGAGAGAGGGGGAGGTGAGGAGGGTGATAGAGAGGAACGGGTGCTTTAGCGTTGTGAAGATGGAGTTGCTGTATCCGTTTGAGACTAGAGAGATTGAGGTGGGTAGCTTGATTGTGCCGTTGAGGGCTGCACTAGAAGGTGTTTTCATCGCTTGCTTTGGGAATTCAGTGGTGGACAAAGTTTTCAGCAAAATGTTTACCAAAACTGATGAAATTGCTAAGAGGTTGGAGAGTGTGCATGATCATGCTCAGCTCTTTCTTGTGTTGAAGCGCAAATGA
- the LOC125214574 gene encoding loganic acid O-methyltransferase-like: MGESFPMKSGDDSHSYSKNSLYQKLASDTVKEMIQESVIKYLDTDKVAPSIAIADFGCSIGPNTFLAVQNLIQPLQTKNLEFQVFFNDHSSNDFNTLLTSLPPERPYHAAAVGGSFYGRLFPRNSLTIAYSSQSLHWLSKPPQGVNNEAGIHGSGAPEPVATAYSAQFAADLGCFLAARAEEIVSGGIMFLVMPATPDGLSQTELSALFDFYGYSLTDLAEKGVVEKRRIEEFNLPIHIPRLGEMREVIEMNGSFRIERMELTNPKSKVAGPLDAANVLTHMRSAMEGVFVAHFGASVADQMFDNVVPMTPRIADCFKALHHISNQLFVVLTRK; encoded by the exons ATGGGTGAATCTTTCCCAATGAAGAGTGGTGATGATTCTCACAGTTACTCCAAAAATTCCCTCTATCAG AAACTAGCATCCGACACAGTGAAGGAAATGATCCAAGAATCAGTGATCAAGTATCTAGACACAGACAAAGTGGCGCCATCAATCGCCATAGCCGATTTCGGTTGCTCCATCGGTCCAAACACATTCCTCGCAGTTCAAAATCTAATCCAACCTCTCCAAACCAAAAACCTCGAATTCCAAGTATTCTTCAACGATCACTCGAGCAACGACTTCAACACCCTCCTAACCTCCCTCCCGCCGGAGCGGCCCTACCACGCAGCAGCCGTGGGAGGCTCCTTCTACGGCCGCCTCTTCCCCCGCAACTCCCTCACCATCGCCTACTCCTCCCAGTCCCTCCACTGGCTCTCCAAGCCCCCTCAGGGGGTCAACAACGAGGCCGGGATCCACGGCTCTGGCGCCCCAGAGCCCGTGGCCACAGCCTACTCGGCCCAATTTGCGGCCGATTTAGGATGCTTCTTGGCCGCCAGAGCCGAGGAGATTGTGAGCGGTGGGATTATGTTCCTTGTCATGCCGGCAACTCCTGACGGCTTGTCCCAGACCGAGCTCAGCGCCCTTTTCGATTTCTACGGCTACAGTCTCACAGACTTAGCTGAGAAG GGGGTTGTGGAGAAGAGAAGGATAGAGGAGTTCAACTTGCCGATCCATATCCCGAGGCTAGGGGAGATGAGGGAAGTGATAGAAATGAATGGGAGTTTTAGGATTGAGAGAATGGAGCTGACGAACCCTAAGTCGAAGGTGGCGGGACCGCTTGATGCTGCGAATGTGTTGACTCACATGAGATCGGCCATGGAGGGAGTTTTCGTGGCTCATTTTGGAGCTTCCGTGGCCGATCAAATGTTCGACAACGTTGTGCCGATGACTCCACGGATCGCAGACTGCTTCAAGGCTCTACATCATATTTCTAATCAACTGTTTGTGGTGCTTACCCGAAAATAA
- the LOC125202284 gene encoding E3 SUMO-protein ligase MMS21-like: protein MPGEEQEDIIMTSTECTILNATCPLTGKPIIELTEPVRSMDCKHIYEKRAIMQHLRTRTAQIRCPVTGCPKKLVADRVDCDPFLLMEIDEMRSLNAQRATAGVIEDFTQLEQD from the exons ATGCCAGGTGAAGAGCAAGAGGACATAATAATGACCAGCACGGAGTGCACTATTCTAAACGCCACCTGTCCACTGACTGGAAAACCTATCATTGAACTAACGGAACCTGTTAGAAG CATGGATTGCAAGCACATATACGAGAAGAGGGCTATCATGCAACATTTAAGGACGAGAACCGCACAGATCCGTTGCCCGGTGACAG GTTGCCCGAAAAAATTGGTCGCAGACAGAGTGGATTGCGACCCCTTTTTACTAATGGAAATTGATGAAATGCGATCACTTAATGCACAACGTGCCACAGCTGGTGTGATCGAAGATTTCACTCAGCTGGAACAAGATTAA